A segment of the Bacillota bacterium genome:
CCTTCCCTTTGACGGCCTGAGCCGGACAAACCTTCTGGCAAATGCCACACTGAATACAATTATCAGCATCAATTTTTAAGCCCGAGTTCGACAGTTACTAGGCAAATAAAATACCCGTAAACCCTTCTATTAACGTTCATAGGGACATTTTGTGAACAAAGCCTGTATGTATGAGGCGGGCGGCGAAAGTCGTTCGCCTCATGCGTTTTATGCAATGTTTTCCTCGTCTGTATTTTCTTTGATCGGATCCACGCTGTCCATCACACCCACGTCGCGATAGACGATGCGGATGCTCTGCTCAGCGGTGCGGGAGTACTTTTCGCCGCGTTCCCCGACCTCAATGCGACTGATAAAGAGACGTAAGATTTCCGGTGTCAGCTCACTGATTTCAGTATACCGCTTGGCCTTCTCGATAAAGGCTTCCACGTTGGCGGCGGAATCCCTGAGCTTCTCCAGTCGTGCTTCCTTCTCGGGAATGGCTGCCGATAGTTCCTTCTGCTCGACATTGTAATCGCCGGAGAGAATGCGGAACTGCTCGTTGGTGACGCGCCCCAGTACGTTGTCCTCGTAGAGACGCTTGAATAGTGCGGTCAGCTCCGTGTTTCTGCGCCGCATGGAATCCAGTTCCTTCTGTACGGTATTGATCTCCCGGCGAAGCTCCGCGCTGTTTTTCCGGTTGATGTACTCGGCGAACAGTCTTTCCTTCTGCCTCGCAAAGTGCGTTACCCTGCGCAGGTCATCAAGGATAATCCGCGTCAAATCCAGCTCCCGGATGTAGTGTGCCGAGCAGACCTCCTTGCCCTTCTTTTTGTAGGTGTAGCACATGAAGTTGTTCTGCGTCGCCTTCATCGTGTGCGCCCGGTGGAGCACCAGTGTCTTTCCGCAATCGGCACAGTACACCAGTCCCGAGAACATATTCGGCTCGTCCATTTGCTTCGGCGTCCGCTTTTTGTGCTGACGTACATCCTGTACGATGTCCCACAGTTCCTGTGTGATCAGCGGCTCATGAGTGTTCTCCACCAGAATTTGCTCCGATTCCGGGTGGCGGATGAGCTTCTTGTTCTTGTAGGACAGCGTCGTGGAGCGCAGTCCCGCCATGTGCCCGAGGTAGGTTTTGTTATCCAGAATGCCGGTGACCGTGCTGCCACTCCAGCTGTACGGTCTGGTGGTATCCAGCGACGCATGGGAGGCTCCTGTCTTGCGGTAGTAGTAATTGGTGGGTGTCAGCACCTGCTCCTTCGTCAGCAACCGCGCGATCTGGTTCGGACCTTTTCCCTCGGCGCAGAGGCCGAAGATGCGCTTGACGATCCACGCCGCTTCCTCGTCGGGCACGATCCCCTTGCGGACGGCTTCATCCCTCTTGTAGCCGTAGGGCGGCCTACCGCCAAGAAGCTCGCCGCGCTCGGCCTGCGCCCGTTTCACAATGCGCACCTTTTTGCTGGAGTCCTTGGCGTAAAGCTCGTTGAAATAATTGCGCATCGGGGTGAAATCGTTGGTTTCCGAATAGAGGGAGTCAACGCCGTCGTTGACCGCGATGAAGCGGATGCCCCGCTGGGGAAAGTAGATTTCCGTGTAATACCCGACCTGCAGATACTCGCGTCCCATCCTCGAAAGGTCTTTCACAATAAGTGTTTCGACCTCGCCGTTTTCGATCAGCTTCATCACATCGTTCCATGCCGGAAGGTTGAAATTGGTGCCGGAGTAACCGTCGTCATACAGGAATTTCACATTGGTGAAGCCGTTTTCCAAAGCATATTTCTCAAGGAGCATCCGCTGGTTTTGAATG
Coding sequences within it:
- a CDS encoding 4Fe-4S binding protein, which produces MSNSGLKIDADNCIQCGICQKVCPAQAVKGK
- a CDS encoding recombinase family protein, coding for MKMANQKYNILYGRLSQEDELKGDSNSIQNQRMLLEKYALENGFTNVKFLYDDGYSGTNFNLPAWNDVMKLIENGEVETLIVKDLSRMGREYLQVGYYTEIYFPQRGIRFIAVNDGVDSLYSETNDFTPMRNYFNELYAKDSSKKVRIVKRAQAERGELLGGRPPYGYKRDEAVRKGIVPDEEAAWIVKRIFGLCAEGKGPNQIARLLTKEQVLTPTNYYYRKTGASHASLDTTRPYSWSGSTVTGILDNKTYLGHMAGLRSTTLSYKNKKLIRHPESEQILVENTHEPLITQELWDIVQDVRQHKKRTPKQMDEPNMFSGLVYCADCGKTLVLHRAHTMKATQNNFMCYTYKKKGKEVCSAHYIRELDLTRIILDDLRRVTHFARQKERLFAEYINRKNSAELRREINTVQKELDSMRRRNTELTALFKRLYEDNVLGRVTNEQFRILSGDYNVEQKELSAAIPEKEARLEKLRDSAANVEAFIEKAKRYTEISELTPEILRLFISRIEVGERGEKYSRTAEQSIRIVYRDVGVMDSVDPIKENTDEENIA